In Patagioenas fasciata isolate bPatFas1 chromosome 2, bPatFas1.hap1, whole genome shotgun sequence, a single window of DNA contains:
- the FASTKD3 gene encoding FAST kinase domain-containing protein 3, mitochondrial isoform X3 produces MALISRKSFQFYSSSTPASRSILMTLSKRLSFFSGQQKPQNCNSVAMRMLCFKDKSQHMFCRKNHVQLRIQPLSVNEAVNLCGDTGSSPESNNRWMDEQPFFRKLNSLCTSKDIFDFLSSLEVMSDTMASGALQRISEVEADDGGLKNPEGVLENEVFRALCFQFEFESSKLSNTGLLNALQALIKLRIDPQSTLMASLLSEGEERLGKGQLTVKNLCALGETLIELEGPSCAMLEQIVNHMQDKDIEKWSAREMVMVYKMLQVTVREREQYQDFLNRLNSVTLTIVSQLSPKFTSIILNSLVVLHQTRAVPLVTALCKHSVKLIPYFAGDDLVNVLEAFLYFGHREQTFTEALETHVPNSIFTMDPQTVSKVMQYCCRKMILSKPIFDAVAKGFISNADRFTTDQIAECIIPFGTLNYLPPSAASLFRKLETVLHTRFTHFQPHTLLNLLHSCVLIQRYPVNFLPKILSPYFLQKLQAQPPGLDRIVTSQLTRLFLTVTLECPFYEFPADHTSDRKSLNRPRFEMHRICFATLT; encoded by the exons ATGGCTTTGATTAGCCGAAAAAGTTTCCAGTTTTATTCATCCAGCACACCAGCCAGCAGGTCCATTTTGATGACCCTAAGCAAAAGGTTGAGCTTTTTCAGTGGGCAGCAAAAGCCCCAAAACTGTAACTCTGTAGCCATGAGGATGCTGTGTTTCAAAGATAAATCTCAGCATATGTTTTGTAGAAAAAATCATGTACAACTGCGGATACAGCCTCTTTCTGTTAATGAAGCTGTGAATCTCTGTGGAGATACTGGGAGCAGTCCCGAATCTAACAACAGGTGGATGGATGAACAACCATTTTTCAGGAAGCTGAACAGCCTCTGTACATCGAAAGATATTTTTGACTTTCTTAGCTCTCTGGAAGTCATGTCTGATACTATGGCGTCAGGAGCCCTGCAGAGGATTTCTGAAGTTGAAGCGGATGACGGTGGTCTGAAAAACCCCGAAGGAGTGCTAGAGAACGAGGTTTTCAGGGCGTTGTGCTTCCAGTTTGAATTTGAATCCTCAAAACTGTCAAACACTGGGCTGCTGAATGCATTGCAAGCTTTGATAAAACTTCGTATAGATCCCCAGAGTACACTGATGGCAAGTTTGCTGTCAGAGGGTGAGGAACGCCTTGGTAAAGGACAGTTGACTGTTAAAAATCTGTGTGCTCTTGGGGAGACTTTGATTGAGTTGGAAGGCCCGAGTTGTGCGATGCTGGAACAAATTGTCAACCATATGCAAGATAAAGACATTGAGAAGTGGAGTGCTAGGGAAATGGTGATGGTTTATAAGATGCTGCAGGTGACTGTCAGGGAAAGGGAACAATATCAAGACTTCCTAAACAGACTAAACAGTGTCACTTTAACCATAGTTTCCCAGCTAAGCCCAAAGTTTACAAGCATAATACTGAATTCACTGGTTGTTCTTCATCAGACGCGGGCAGTTCCCTTAGTCACAGCACTGTGTAAACATTCTGTGAAGCTTATTCCATATTTCGCAGGTGATGATCTGGTAAATGTACTGGAAGCCTTCCTATACTTTGGACATCGTGAACAAACTTTTACGGAGGCACTGGAAACACATGTCCCCAACTCCATCTTTACCATGGATCCTCAAACAGTCAGCAAAGTCATGCAGTATTGCTGCCGAAAGATGATCCTTTCTAAGCCCATCTTTGATGCAGTGGCCAAAGGTTTCATCTCCAATGCGGACAGATTTACCACTGACCAGATTGCTGAGTGCATTATACCATTTGGGACTCTTAACTATCTCCCTCCAAGTGCTGCTTCTTTGTTTAGGAAGCTTGAAACTGTGCTGCATACTCGCTTTACTCACTTTCAGCCTCACACCTTGTTGAACCTGCTGCACTCATGTGTACTTATTCAACGTTATCCAGTAAATTTTCTACCAAAAATACTTAGTCCTTATTTTCTGCAAAAGCTTCAAG CTCAGCCACCTGGTTTGGACAGAATTGTTACCTCCCAGCTAACCCGTCTCTTTCTGACTGTTACCCTGGAGTGCCCATTTTATGAG
- the MTRR gene encoding methionine synthase reductase, translated as MCCDLKRRFLLLYATQKGQAKAIAEEIWQQAGAHGFEAEMHCISEMDKYNLETEKDPVVIVISTTGTGDPPDTARKFVKRIQDTTLPPDHFAHLQYGLLGLGDSEYTFFCNGGKTVDRRLQELGAQHFYDTGLADDCVGLELVVDPWIDGLWLALREAFLLQKEKEGMSSNDDTVSSSLSAAPPDMDELNLSTEVRNLKLEDEGVRSSDVLSQKLVDIHLASSTGDTEPSLVHSVPPISQSALNIPALPPDYIEVEFQDTHGENPHPSSLISEGTAFEVSVTRAVRLTREDAIKTALLLELDIADTMFDYQPGDAFCVICPNNVSEVEELLQILGLSEKGDYFVCVKVKQGAKKKGAAIPQHIPARSTVKFILTWCLEIRAIPKKAFLRALVECTSDVGEKRRLQELCSRQGASDYTRFIRESDVCLLDLLHAFPSCKPSLNLLIEHLPKLQARSYSVSSSNLYQPGRLCFLFNIVEFPTCPARPVSRKGVCTGWLAELVAPLLHPNKNTSDAKAENPSTEKISIFVRPNNTFHLPADPSVPFMMVGPGTGISPFIGFLQHRQKLREEHTDWEFGETWLFFGCRHQDRDYLFKDELRCFLENGTLTHLKVCFSRDSSTAEVASPKYVQEVVRLYAKEVARVLLQERGYFYVCGDKKHMADGVSDAVVDILSMEMKVDKLEAMKTLAMLRETKQYLQDVWS; from the exons ATGTGCTGTGATTTAAAAAGGAGGTTTTTGCTCCTCTATGCAACACAAAAGGGGCAAGCAAAAGCCATAGCTGAGGAAATATGGCAGCAAGCAGGCGCCCATGGATTCGAAGCTGAGATGCACTGTATAAGTGAAATGGACAAG TACAACCTGGAAACAGAAAAGGATcctgttgttattgttatttctaCTACTGGTACTGGAGACCCACCAGACACTGCCCGCAAGTTTGTAAAGAGAATTCAAGACACAACCTTGCCGCCTGATCATTTCGCACATCTACAGTATGGATTGCTAG GTCTGGGAGATTCAGAGTACACGTTCTTTTGTAATGGTGGAAAGACAGTGGACCGGAGACTTCAAGAACTTGGTGCCCAGCACTTCTACGACACAGGATTAGCAGATGATTGTGTAGG TTTGGAATTAGTGGTTGATCCTTGGATTGATGGACTTTGGCTTGCCCTCAGGGAAGCATTTCTattgcagaaggaaaaagaaggcaTGAGCAGCAATGACGACACTGTTTCTAGCTCTCTCTCTGCAGCCCCACCCGATATGGACGAACTAAACTTAAGCACAGAAGTACGGAACTTGAAGCTAGAAGATGAGGGAGTGAGGAGTTCTGATGTTCTGTCACAGAAATTGGTTGACATCCATCTTGCGTCTTCAACTGGAGACACTGAACCTTCACTTGTTCATTCTGTCCCTCCTATCTCCCAGTCCGCTCTTAATATTCCTGCCTTGCCTCCAGACTATATAGAGGTGGAGTTCCAGGACACCCATGGTGAG AACCCACATCCGTCCTCACTGATTTCGGAGGGAACAGCCTTTGAAGTTTCAGTTACCAGAGCAGTTCGGCTCACTAGAGAAGACGCAATAAAAACTGCATTGCTCTTAGAACTTGATATCGCT GATACAATGTTCGACTACCAACCTGGAGATGCCTTCTGTGTAATATGTCCCAACAATGTCAGCGAGGTGGAAGAACTTCTTCAAATCTTGGGACTTTCTGAAAAAGGAGATTACTTTGTTTGTGTAAAGGTTAAGCAGGGCGCTAAAAAGAAAG GAGCAGCTATTCCACAACACATCCCTGCAAGAAGCACCGTGAAGTTCATTCTAACCTGGTGTCTGGAAATAAGAGCAATTCCTAAAAAG GCATTTCTGCGAGCTCTTGTAGAATGTACCAGTGATGTGGGAGAAAAACGGAGGCTTCAAGAGCTTTGCAGCAGACAAGGAGCTTCTGATTATACACGCTTTATTAGAGAGTCTGATGTTTGCTTGCTGGATTTACTTCATGCTTTTCCAAGCTGCAAGCCTTCACTTAACCTGTTAATTG aacATCTTCCTAAACTACAAGCCAGATCCTATTCAGTGTCAAG TTCAAACTTGTATCAGCCAGGAAGACTGTGTTTTTTGTTCAATATTGTGGAGTTTCCTACCTGTCCTGCTAGACCAGTCTCACGGAAAGGAGTGTGTACAGGCTGGCTTGCTGAATTAGTTGCACCTCTACTCCACCCCAATAAAAACACTTCGGATGCAAAAGCAGAGAACCCTTCAACTGAAAAG ATATCTATATTTGTGCGTCCAAACAATACTTTCCACTTACCTGCAGACCCATCTGTCCCGTTCATGATGGTTGGTCCAGGAACAGGAATTTCACCATTTATTGGTTTTCTACAACACAG GCAAAAGCTCAGAGAAGAACACACAGACTGGGAATTTGGAGAGACATGGCTGTTTTTTGGTTGTCGGCATCAAGATCGAGACTATTTGTTCAA AGATGAGCTCAGATGTTTTCTTGAAAATGGCACATTAACTCATCTTAAGGTCTGTTTCTCAAGAGACTCTTCAACCGCAGAAGTAGCTTCGCCTAAGTATGTGCAAGAAGTTGTCAGGCTTTATGCTAAGGAAGTTGCCAGAGTCCTGCTGCAAGAGAGAGGTTACTTCTATGTATGCGG aGATAAGAAGCACATGGCTGATGGTGTAAGTGATGCTGTAGTGGACATTTTAAGCATGGAAATGAAAGTTGACAAATTGGAAGCAATGAAAACCTTGGCCATGCTTCGAGAAACAAAACAATATTTGCAGGATGTTTGGAGCTAA